The DNA sequence CCCGCGGCGGGATCTGCACCAGCGGCAGCCGGCCGCGGGCCAGGTGGGTGAGCGACGCCGTCGGGACGTCCGGCCACCGCCGCGCCAGTTCGGCGCCCAGTGCGGTGCTCGACAGCGGCGCGTCCAGCAGCAGCTCTCGCGCGGCCGCGGCGACGACGTCGTGGTCCAGCCCGGCGAGCGCCTGCGCGTGCAGGGTGTTCTGCTTGAGGTCGCGGTCGTAGAGCAGCTGCACCACCGGCCGCCACGCCAGCGCGTCCGCCGCGGTCACCAGGTGGACCGTGCCGCGCATCAGCGCGATCCGGACGACCTGACGGCTCTCCAGCAGCTCCGCCAGGTCCACGGGCCGGAAGCCGTGCAGGCGCGCCCACAGCGCGTAGTACGGCGGGAACGGCGCCTGCGCCTGCAGCCCGGCCAGGTGCTCCACCGCGTCGCGGGCGGACATCTTCGCGTGGCGCAGCAGCAGCTGGCGCTCCAGCGTCGCGCGGTTCAGCGCCCGTCGGCTCAACGTCGTCACGGCGTCACCCTAACGATCACCCCGGACAATTCCGGTCCTCGATGAGCTGCGCCGCAGGACGTGATCCATACTTCCGGCCATGGCCGAGCTCGCCGCCCCCGCCGTCGGGGACTGGGACTTCCCGCGCGGTACCGCGAGCATCGAGCTGATGACGCGGTTCGCCGCCGACCGCGGTCTGGCCTCCGGCCGGCTGCTGGCCGCGACGTCGGTGACCCCGGACCTGCTCGCCGACCCGGCGGCGCAGGTCGACGCGCGCGAGGAGCTGGCCGTCGTCCGCGCGCTGGCCGCGCTGGACGGTTCGGACGCCACGGCACTCGAGCTCGGGCGCCGTTACCGCGTCACCACCTTCGGCATCTTCGGGTTCGCCTGCATCAGCAGCCCGACGCTGCGCGACGCGATGCTGTTCGCGCTGCGCTACTTCGACCTCAGCTTCGCGTTCTGCATCCCGCACGTCGTCGCCGACGGCGACCGCATCACCCTCGAGCTCGACGACAGCCGCGTGCCCGTCGACGTCGCCCGGTTCCTGGTGCTGCGGGACCTGTCCGCGATCTTCGCCGTGATGCGCGACCTGCTGCCCGAGATCGCCTTCGACGACCTGAGCTTCCGCCACGAAGCGTCCACAGTGGACGCCTACCGGGCGGCGTTCGGCGTCGAGCCCCGGTTCGGCGCCGACGCCTGCCGCGCCACGCTCGACCCGGCGTTCCTCGCGCTGCCGCTGCCGCAGGCCAACGAACAGACCGTCGCGCTCTGCGCCGCGCAGTGCGAGGCCCTCGTCACGCGCAAGCGGCAGCGCTCCGGCATCTCGCAGCAGGTCCGCGAACGCCTGGTGCGCCTCGGCGGCGTCGACGCGGGGATGGACGAAATCGCCCGCCAGTTGACGCTCAGCACACGCACGCTGCGGAGGCGCCTGGCCGAGGCCGGCACCAATTACCGCGCGCTGGTCGACGAAGTCCGCCAGGCCCTGGCCGAAGAGCTGCTCGACACGGGCGTGCTGTCCGTCGAGGACGTCGCGTACCGGCTCGGTTACGCCGAGGCGTCGAGCTTCATCTACGCGTTCAAGCGCTGGACCGGGATGACGCCCGCGGCATACGCGCGCCGGTTCCGGGCCGCTCGGCAAGCACCGCCGGGTAGGTGAGCTTCAGCAGGTTGAGGATCGAATCGGTGAGGAACGTCCGCAGCGCCGTCCGGTCCAAAGTGCCGCGGATGAGCCATTCGCGCGACGCCGCCCGCAGCATCCCGCCGAACGACCGGATCATCGCGCGCAGTTCTTCGCGGCCTTCGGTCACGTCGGTCATCAACGCGGCTTCGAGCACGCGGTCGGCGGCGATCTCGTCGGCCTCCAGCATGATCCGCTCGATCTCCGGGTCGCGGCCCGCCGACTCCGGCCCGATCACCGTCAGCCAGGCGTCGCGGTTGCGGTCCACGACGTCGATCCAGCGCTCGACGCCGATCGTCAGCCGTTCCTCCATCGTGGTGTCCGGCAGCGCCTCGGTCACCGGCGCCGGCACGATCATCAGCTGCCGCACCACTTCCAGGTACAGTTCGCGCTTCCCGCCGAAGTAGTGGTTGATCAGCGGGCGCGCCACCCCGGCCGCCTCGGCGATGTCCGAAGTGGACACCGACGCGTAGCTGCCCGCGCCGAACAGCCGACGGGCGGCGGCGAGGATCTCGGCGCGCCGCTCGGCCGGCTCGAGCCGGCGCCGCCGGGGCCGCGTTCCGCTGGTCATCCGCTCAGCCTCGCCGGGGAACGGCACGCTGTCAACAAGTAGTTGACTTCTCGTCAAGAGAGTGACTCCGGTTGCGGGCAACCGAATTTCCGCGTCGACGGCTGTCGTTACGGAACCGGAACAACCCGCCGGTAACTTCCCGGCGCCCGGACGCGACGAGACGGCAGGGGGCCCGTGTGACCGGGGGTAGGAGCAGATGATCGAAGACGACGCGCCGATCCGGCCGGCGGGACGCTGGGTGAGCGTCCGCCTGCAGCATCGTCACGTCAGCTTCGACGACGCCTTCGAAGCCGACGAACCGGTCCCGGACGGCGACTGCGCGGACGAGGAGTCCTTGTCGTACTCCGGAATCGTGATCACGAGCTTCGACGAGGGGGAGAAGGTTTCCGAGCGCTGGATCCCGCTCGGCGCCGATCCTTCCGAATCGGACGACGAAGAACTCATCGAGCAGCTGCGCGACGCGCTCCTTTGGCAAGCGGGGCGCCCGCCCCCGAATGCCCGCGACTGACCTACGACGGCGTGCGCAGCCCTTCGAACGCCACTTTGCAGACGGTGTCGGCCACTTCCGCCGCCGACGAGCCGCGCCGCGGGCGGTACCACTCGATCAGCGAGTTGACCATGCCGAAGATCAGCCGCGCGGTCACCGCCGGGTCGACGTCCGGGCGGATGTCACCCTCGGCTTCGGCCTGCTTCACCAGGTCCGTCACCAGCAGGTCGAATTCGCGCCGGCGGGCCAGCGCGGCGCGCTCCACCTTCGTGTTGCCCCGGACGCGCAGCAGCAGCGTGACGAACGGCAGCCGGTCGGCCAGCACCAGCA is a window from the Amycolatopsis sp. NBC_00355 genome containing:
- a CDS encoding TetR/AcrR family transcriptional regulator, whose translation is MTAPRRGRPGYDLESLLQVAVKLFNERGYDGTSMEDLSRKLGITKSAIYHHVPSKEELLRLSVDRALDGLFAVAEETARLDGRAIDRLEHLVRGSVLVLADRLPFVTLLLRVRGNTKVERAALARRREFDLLVTDLVKQAEAEGDIRPDVDPAVTARLIFGMVNSLIEWYRPRRGSSAAEVADTVCKVAFEGLRTPS
- a CDS encoding TetR/AcrR family transcriptional regulator → MTSGTRPRRRRLEPAERRAEILAAARRLFGAGSYASVSTSDIAEAAGVARPLINHYFGGKRELYLEVVRQLMIVPAPVTEALPDTTMEERLTIGVERWIDVVDRNRDAWLTVIGPESAGRDPEIERIMLEADEIAADRVLEAALMTDVTEGREELRAMIRSFGGMLRAASREWLIRGTLDRTALRTFLTDSILNLLKLTYPAVLAERPGTGARMPRASSRSSA
- a CDS encoding AraC family transcriptional regulator, whose translation is MAELAAPAVGDWDFPRGTASIELMTRFAADRGLASGRLLAATSVTPDLLADPAAQVDAREELAVVRALAALDGSDATALELGRRYRVTTFGIFGFACISSPTLRDAMLFALRYFDLSFAFCIPHVVADGDRITLELDDSRVPVDVARFLVLRDLSAIFAVMRDLLPEIAFDDLSFRHEASTVDAYRAAFGVEPRFGADACRATLDPAFLALPLPQANEQTVALCAAQCEALVTRKRQRSGISQQVRERLVRLGGVDAGMDEIARQLTLSTRTLRRRLAEAGTNYRALVDEVRQALAEELLDTGVLSVEDVAYRLGYAEASSFIYAFKRWTGMTPAAYARRFRAARQAPPGR